The Candidatus Neomarinimicrobiota bacterium genome includes a window with the following:
- a CDS encoding GWxTD domain-containing protein, whose product MSRSIVILTCLLGILRGTEPSGSQLPERIREESPLKITTSQSPTLLGDSVQLDVFTKIPLDQLVFVSHGENFKATYELSVFAVDENGMVCGTRIWLEEVVKARYKETQSADLHHIAHTDFTLPPDEYNITVSLVDQDNRQSYNASEKIEITGYPRDQLVLGDILLLADIQKRPGQPDNLVPYVDNQISDVIDSFHVHMVIRRPAGAHSEATLEYSLETKDETTVATSSRTLNLAEALSTHIIPVAAGQLKERRYTLKLRVEVDSLEAKQSVPIHVTWAGFSGEIEDIELAIEQTRYVATRAQLQKMRGATGEAKREAFLEFWRALDPTPDTPSNELMDEYYRRVGYANTYFRSFQPGWETDLGMVYIIYGQPDDIERHPFDMQQKPYQVWFYYERGWKFIFVDVNMFGDYRLVTPLYPSRSF is encoded by the coding sequence TTGAGTAGGTCAATTGTCATACTAACCTGCCTGCTGGGAATACTGCGGGGCACGGAGCCCTCCGGCTCGCAGCTTCCCGAGCGGATCCGGGAAGAGTCGCCCCTCAAGATTACCACGAGTCAATCGCCTACTCTTCTGGGCGATTCGGTCCAGTTAGATGTCTTTACCAAAATCCCACTGGATCAGCTGGTGTTTGTGTCCCACGGTGAAAATTTCAAGGCCACCTACGAACTCTCCGTCTTTGCCGTTGATGAGAATGGAATGGTGTGCGGTACCCGCATATGGCTGGAAGAAGTGGTCAAGGCACGGTATAAAGAGACCCAATCAGCCGATCTGCACCACATCGCCCATACTGACTTTACGCTTCCGCCTGATGAATACAATATCACAGTGAGCCTGGTGGATCAGGACAATCGTCAGAGCTATAACGCCAGTGAAAAGATTGAGATTACCGGGTACCCCCGGGATCAGCTGGTACTGGGCGATATTCTGCTCCTAGCGGACATCCAGAAGAGACCAGGTCAGCCAGACAACCTGGTTCCCTACGTGGATAATCAGATCTCTGATGTGATAGATTCATTCCATGTTCATATGGTGATTCGCAGACCCGCGGGGGCCCATTCGGAAGCGACCTTGGAGTACAGCCTGGAGACGAAGGACGAAACGACGGTCGCCACCTCCAGCAGGACACTCAACCTGGCGGAGGCTCTCAGCACCCATATTATTCCGGTGGCCGCCGGTCAGTTGAAGGAGCGCAGATATACCCTCAAGCTGCGGGTAGAGGTGGACTCTCTGGAAGCGAAGCAATCGGTCCCGATCCATGTCACCTGGGCCGGTTTCTCCGGTGAGATTGAGGACATTGAGCTGGCCATCGAACAGACTCGCTACGTGGCTACACGGGCCCAGCTCCAGAAGATGAGAGGGGCCACCGGTGAAGCCAAACGGGAGGCGTTCCTGGAGTTCTGGCGTGCGCTCGATCCCACTCCGGATACGCCCAGCAATGAGCTCATGGACGAGTATTACCGCCGGGTGGGGTACGCCAACACCTATTTTCGCAGCTTCCAGCCAGGTTGGGAGACAGACCTGGGCATGGTATATATCATTTACGGCCAGCCGGACGACATCGAACGGCATCCCTTCGATATGCAACAAAAGCCGTATCAGGTCTGGTTTTACTACGAACGGGGCTGGAAATTCATTTTCGTTGACGTGAACATGTTCGGTGACTATCGTCTGGTCACCCCATTATATCCCAGCCGCTCCTTTTAA
- a CDS encoding RecB family exonuclease encodes MPSDWFSYSRLQVFDQCPAKYRFIHIEDRPASGESIESFLGTRLHEALEWLYRERRSGRNILFDDLLKRYSALWMEAWHGRVNIVDPGWETDDYYQQGQRCLAGYYRRHTPFDEPVHSTEQILTFDLGGRGGYLMKAILDRLDIHGPGWWSIHDYKSGRRMLTDAQAEKDLQMKVYFLALARTREKVERVDVVWHFLRHGQEVSLKHVGWNPMRIATMLKKRIDRVREYEAQPTLLQPQESLLCSWCYYWEVCPVKCGAEHPARVAR; translated from the coding sequence TTGCCGAGCGACTGGTTCTCCTACTCCCGCCTACAGGTCTTCGATCAATGTCCCGCCAAATATCGTTTCATCCATATTGAAGACCGCCCCGCCAGCGGTGAGTCCATCGAGAGCTTCCTGGGGACTCGCCTCCATGAGGCGCTGGAATGGCTCTACCGGGAACGTCGTTCGGGGCGGAACATCCTTTTCGACGACCTGCTGAAGCGGTATAGTGCCCTCTGGATGGAAGCGTGGCACGGCCGCGTTAACATCGTTGATCCTGGCTGGGAGACGGACGACTACTACCAGCAAGGGCAGCGCTGCCTGGCGGGCTATTACCGCCGCCACACCCCCTTTGACGAACCGGTGCACAGTACCGAGCAGATCCTCACCTTTGACCTGGGCGGGCGGGGCGGCTACCTGATGAAAGCCATCCTGGACCGGCTGGACATCCACGGGCCGGGATGGTGGTCCATCCACGATTACAAGTCGGGGAGGAGAATGCTCACCGACGCCCAGGCGGAAAAGGACCTGCAGATGAAGGTCTACTTTCTGGCCCTGGCGAGGACCCGTGAGAAAGTGGAGCGGGTGGACGTGGTGTGGCACTTCCTGCGCCACGGCCAGGAGGTGTCTCTGAAGCACGTGGGGTGGAACCCAATGCGCATCGCCACCATGCTGAAGAAGCGCATTGACAGGGTGCGCGAGTATGAGGCACAGCCGACTCTGCTCCAGCCGCAGGAGTCGCTCCTTTGCAGCTGGTGCTACTACTGGGAGGTCTGCCCGGTGAAGTGCGGGGCCGAGCATCCGGCGCGAGTGGCACGGTGA
- a CDS encoding GIY-YIG nuclease family protein: MYYVYVLKSLSRKDWHYICISAEPERRLDQHNRGKVRSTKGYRPWEIIHKERFLDRSAATRRERYLKTLPGHAELKSLLEDQGMW, translated from the coding sequence ATGTATTATGTTTACGTATTGAAAAGTCTTTCTCGAAAGGATTGGCATTATATTTGTATCAGTGCTGAACCTGAGCGGCGGCTTGATCAACATAATCGTGGCAAGGTTAGGTCGACGAAAGGTTATCGGCCGTGGGAGATCATCCATAAAGAGCGGTTCCTGGATCGATCGGCTGCAACTCGTCGGGAGAGATATTTAAAGACCCTGCCAGGCCATGCTGAGCTAAAATCTCTTCTGGAAGATCAGGGGATGTGGTGA